A window from Chrysemys picta bellii isolate R12L10 chromosome 20, ASM1138683v2, whole genome shotgun sequence encodes these proteins:
- the LOC122173994 gene encoding uncharacterized protein LOC122173994: MRKGTFMELCDLLSPALNRQNTKMRAALTVEKRVAIALWKLAMPDSYRSVGNQFGVGKSTVRAAVMQVAKAITELLLPKVVTLGNVQVIVDGFAAMGFPNCGGTKDGTHIPILAPDHQGSQYINCQGYFSMVLQALVDHKGRFTNINVGWPGRVHDARVFRNTSLFKWLQQGIYFPDQKITVGDVDMPIVILGDPAYPLMPWLMKPYTGSLDSSQELFNYRLSKCRMVVEYAFGHLKAHWHTLLTRSDLSQTNIPIVIAACCVLHNLCESKGEMFMVGWEVEANHLATDYTQPDTRAIRRAHQEALCIREALKTSLFLLDEIPPP; the protein is encoded by the coding sequence atgcgtaagggcactttcatggaactttgtgacttgctttcccctgccctgaatcgccagaataccaagatgagagcagccctcacagttgagaagcgcgtggcgatagccctgtggaagcttgcaatgccagacagctaccggtcagtcgggaatcaatttggagttggcaaatctactgtgagggctgctgtgatgcaagtagccaaagcaatcactgagctgctgctaccaaaggtagtgactctgggaaatgtgcaggtcatagtagatggctttgctgcaatgggattccctaactgtggtgggacgaaagatggaacccatatccctatcttggcaccagaccaccagggcagccagtacataaactgccaggggtacttttcaatggtgctgcaagcattggtggatcacaagggacgtttcaccaacatcaacgtgggatggccgggaagggttcatgatgctcgcgtcttcaggaacactagtctgtttaaatggctgcagcaagggatttacttcccagaccagaaaataactgttggggatgttgacatgcctatagttatccttggggacccagcctaccccttaatgccatggctcatgaagccatacacaggcagcctggacagtagtcaggagttgttcaactataggctgagcaagtgcagaatggtggtagaatatgcctttggacatttaaaggctCACTGgcacactttactgactcgctcagacctcagccaaaccaatattcccattgttattgctgcttgctgtgtgctccacaatctctgtgagagtaagggggagatgtttatggtggggtgggaggttgaggcaaatcacctggccactgattacacgcagccagacaccagggcaattagaagagcacaccaggaagcgctgtgcatcagagaagctttgaaaaccagtttgtttcttcttgatgaaatcccgcccccttga